One Phragmites australis chromosome 23, lpPhrAust1.1, whole genome shotgun sequence DNA window includes the following coding sequences:
- the LOC133906343 gene encoding uncharacterized protein LOC133906343, translated as MPPSSQMAIQLTLILISCSLYSMYSSSSSSSSLFLASSSLALLVLLISLLFSNIRQLLKANTHKGQTPPSMEEAVHQEKNIVSQDEVPDDAPEYLTGSLSDSSDCTANDEEHTEEDLMSDDDDESLIEISLVDGHYVGVGQGEQCAHEEKDLLAEFLPDLVLDKRDFIDILSDISEEDSLIEIDIARGSIKCSNFGIKA; from the coding sequence ATGCCTCCCAGCTCCCAAATGGCCATACAACTCACACTCATACTCATTTCATGTAGCCTTTACAGTatgtattcttcttcttcctcctcctcttctttgttcttggcaTCGTCCTCGCTCGCATTGCTGGTGCTTCTCATCTCCTTGCTCTTCTCCAACATCAGACAGCTGCTCAAAGCCAACACCCACAAAGGTCAGACTCCTCCTTCCATGGAGGAGGCTGTGCATCAGGAGAAGAACATTGTGTCACAAGATGAGGTGCCTGATGATGCGCCAGAGTATTTGACGGGAAGCCTATCGGATTCTTCAGATTGCACGGCGAATGACGAAGAGCACACCGAGGAGGACTTGATGtcagacgacgacgacgagagcCTCATTGAGATCTCCCTTGTTGATGGGCACTATGTGGGCGTGGGGCAAGGTGAGCAATGCGCACACGAGGAGAAGGACCTCCTCGCCGAGTTTTTGCCGGATTTGGTGCTTGACAAGAGAGACTTCATCGACATCTTGTCAGATATCAGCGAGGAGGACAGCCTGATTGAGATTGACATTGCAAGAGGCTCCATCAAGTGCTCGAACTTCGGTATCAAGGCATGA